From the Oryzias latipes chromosome 22, ASM223467v1 genome, one window contains:
- the eif5 gene encoding eukaryotic translation initiation factor 5 produces MSVNVNRSVSDQFYRYKMPRLIAKVEGKGNGIKTVIVNMVDVAKALNRPPTYPTKFFGCELGAQTQFDTKNDRYIVNGSHEANKLQDMLDGFIKKFVLCAECDNPETDLHVNPKKQTIGTSCKACGYRGMLDTRHKLCTFILKNPPESTDSGSASAKKEKEKKNRKKDKENGSGSGEAGTQDSFNAPEAVDRDDDDEDWAEETTEEAQRRRMEEISDHAKNLTLSDDLEKPLEERVNLFYSFVKQKKESGTIDAADKEILAEAERLDVKAMGPLILSELLFDENIRDQIKKYKRHFLRFCHNNKKAQKYLMGGFECVVKLHQVQLLPRVAVILKDLYDADLLEEDVILSWAEKVSKKYVSKELAKEIHAKAAPFVKWLKEAEEESEGSEEEEEEDDENVEVVYSSSARELKVETVKPETPEKEEDDIDIDAI; encoded by the exons ATGTCTGTCAACGTCAACCGCAGCGTGTCAGACCAGTTCTATCGGTACAAGATGCCCCGTCTGATTGCCAAG gTTGAAGGCAAAGGAAATGGAATCAAGACGGTCATTGTCAACATGGTTGATGTTGCAAAGGCTCTCAACAGGCCTCCAACAT ACCCAACCAAGTTTTTTGGTTGTGAACTTGGTGCTCAAACCCAGTTTGATACCAAAAATGATCGTTACATCGTCAATGGATCCCACGAGGCGAACAAGCTGCAGGATATGCTTGATGGGTTCATCAAAAAATTTGTGCTGTGTGCCGAGTGTGACAACCCTGAAACCGACCTG catGTCAATCCCAAGAAGCAAACCATCGGCACTTCCTGTAAGGCCTGTGGGTACCGCGGCATGCTAGACACTCGACACAAACTCTGCACCTTCATCCTCAAAAATCCACCAG aGAGCACCGACAGTGGATCTGCATCTGCtaagaaagagaaggagaagaagaaccGCAAAAAGGACAAGGAGAACGGCTCCGGCAGTGGCGAGGCGGGAACCCAGGACAGCTTTAATGCTCCTGAAGCTGTG GATCGGGATGACGACGACGAAGACTGGGCAGAGGAGACTACAGAGGAGGCACAGAGGCGTCGTATGGAGGAGATCAGCGACCACGCCAAGAACCTGACACTGAGCGACGACCTGGAGAAACCCTTGGAGGAGAGGGTCAACCTGTTCTACAGCTTTGTGAAA CAAAAGAAGGAGAGTGGAACCATCGACGCGGCCGACAAGGAGATCTTGGCTGAAGCGGAGCGTCTGGATGTGAAGGCCATGGGCCCCCTCATCCTCAGTGAGCTGTTGTTTGACGAAAACATCCGCGACCAGATCAAGAAGTACAAACGCCACTTCCTAAGA TTCTgccataacaacaaaaaagcccAGAAGTACCTGATGGGGGGCTTTGAGTGTGTGGTGAAGCTGCATCAGGTCCAGCTGCTCCCACGTGTTGCCGTCATCCTGAAAGACCTGTACGACGCTGACCTGCTGGAAGAGGACGTCATCCTGTCCTGGGCAGAGAAG GTTTCCAAGAAATATGTCTCCAAGGAACTTGCCAAAGAAATTCACGCCAAGGCCGCTCCTTTTGTGAAATGGTTGAAGGAGGCAGAAGAGGAGAGCGAGGGGAgcgaagaagaggaggaggaagatgacgaAAATGTGGAG GTGGTGTATTCGTCCTCCGCTCGTGAGCTGAAGGTGGAGACGGTCAAACCAGAAACACCCGAGAAGGAGGAGGATGACATTGACATCGATGCAATCTAA